In Babylonia areolata isolate BAREFJ2019XMU chromosome 10, ASM4173473v1, whole genome shotgun sequence, the following proteins share a genomic window:
- the LOC143286851 gene encoding FGFR1 oncogene partner 2 homolog, with protein MALTVEKLLSDARTLISRLKEQDANADSIMSTSQVLHKRIEAMKQYQDDITELNEMAKHRPRSSLVMGIAQENRQIRELQQEKQELQMAVEEHQSALQLIMHKYRQHTVHLLHANRLDATIAHRQVRSKEEVCRLLVKVEEMATVMQQAIRLDDQHSSRTQERITHLEQENQTLRQLLEICTLPTPSTHPHTSYPLAADSTTQASPSLDDSTCSQLSQVEVVVGKEQGEGGVDGEGGEEKGSKPDSDSRTSSKS; from the exons ATGGCCCTGACTGTGGAGAAGCTGCTCAGTGATGCTCGAACATTGATTTCACGACTGAAAGAACAAGATGCTAATGCAGACTCCATCATGTCCACCTCCCAAGTTCTGCATAAACGCATTGAAGCCATGAAACAG TACCAGGATGACATCACGGAGCTGAACGAGATGGCCAAGCACCGGCCTCGCTCCAGTCTGGTAATGGGAATCGCCCAGGAGAACCGTCAGATCCGAGAGTTGCAGCAGGAGAAGCAGGAGCTGCAGATGGCTGTGGAGGAGCACCAGTCGGCGCTGCAGCTCATCATGCATAAGTACCGTCAGCACACTGTGCACCTGCTGCACGCCAACCGGCTGGACGCCACCATCGCCCACAGACAGGTCCGCTCCAAG GAGGAGGTGTGCCGGCTGCTGGTGAAGGTGGAGGAGATGGCCACAGTGATGCAGCAGGCCATCCGGTTGGATGACCAGCACTCCTCCAGGACCCAGGAGCGCATCACCCACCTGGAGCAGGAGAACCAGACCCTGCGACAGCTGCTGGAGATCTgcactctccccactccctccacccatccccacacctcctACCCCCTGGCGGCGGATAGCACCACTCAGGCCAGCCCCTCGCTGGACGACAGCACCTGCAGCCAGCTGTcccaggtggaggtggtggtgggaaaggaacagggggagggaggagtggatggggaaggtggggaggaaaAGGGCTCAAAGCCCGACAGTGACAGTAGGACATCATCAAAGTCATAA